The Clostridium sp. AWRP genome has a window encoding:
- a CDS encoding BhlA/UviB family holin-like peptide, producing MENEILKIAVNQGLWAVLFVVLLFYILKKQEERDKKAEEREERYQDIISKLTDKFNILEDVKKDVAEVKDRIFK from the coding sequence ATGGAAAATGAAATACTTAAAATTGCAGTTAACCAAGGGCTTTGGGCAGTGCTATTCGTAGTGCTGCTTTTTTATATTCTGAAAAAACAAGAGGAGCGTGATAAAAAGGCAGAAGAAAGAGAAGAGAGGTACCAGGACATAATTTCAAAACTTACAGATAAATTTAATATTCTGGAAGATGTTAAAAAAGATGTGGCAGAGGTAAAAGATAGAATATTTAAATAA
- a CDS encoding GH25 family lysozyme has translation MLNGIDIYEGDNISDWNLIKQNYDVVIQKATQGTGHTDRLLHYRYPKIKNAGLKIGFYHFAQYNSRNPIEEAQHFLNAIKELESDTVLFLDIEIEDKWDKQVAINFANAFIKYVQSQGYGIGIYTGYYFYKDYLKGNIPEVPLWIASYGKEPPTYPEDSWQYSENGQILGAIGKVDLNYFNENILLSNGGIKKVESIVVYHYGADEHSAEILADFLQCPTISSDKKFDYSCVKNVYGVGCKKEDYTSYLTKLISGVDKYGTCRAVLDFIANGGK, from the coding sequence ATGCTGAATGGAATTGACATATACGAAGGTGACAATATTTCTGATTGGAACTTAATTAAGCAAAATTATGATGTAGTAATACAAAAAGCTACTCAAGGAACTGGACATACTGACAGGCTCTTACATTACAGGTACCCCAAAATTAAAAATGCAGGACTAAAAATTGGATTTTATCATTTTGCTCAATATAATTCTAGAAATCCAATTGAGGAAGCTCAACATTTTTTAAATGCTATAAAAGAATTAGAAAGTGACACAGTTTTGTTTTTAGATATAGAGATAGAGGATAAATGGGACAAACAGGTTGCGATAAATTTTGCCAATGCTTTCATTAAATATGTACAAAGTCAAGGTTATGGCATTGGTATTTATACAGGCTATTATTTCTATAAAGATTACTTGAAAGGGAATATACCTGAGGTACCTTTATGGATTGCAAGCTATGGAAAAGAGCCTCCTACTTATCCAGAAGATTCATGGCAGTACTCAGAGAATGGACAAATTTTAGGTGCTATTGGGAAGGTAGACTTAAATTATTTCAATGAGAATATATTATTAAGTAATGGAGGCATTAAAAAAGTGGAAAGCATAGTTGTATATCATTATGGGGCAGACGAACATAGTGCTGAAATATTGGCTGATTTTCTACAATGTCCTACAATTTCTAGCGATAAAAAGTTTGATTATAGTTGTGTAAAGAATGTTTATGGAGTTGGTTGTAAGAAAGAAGATTATACAAGCTATTTGACAAAATTAATTAGTGGTGTAGATAAATATGGAACTTGCAGAGCAGTCTTAGATTTTATTGCTAATGGAGGTAAATAA
- a CDS encoding alpha/beta-type small acid-soluble spore protein, with amino-acid sequence MSYSNKPVVPQAKAALNQFKMESAKEVGVNLKNGYNGDLTSREAGSIGGNMVKKMIQTYEQNLK; translated from the coding sequence ATGTCATATAGTAACAAACCAGTAGTTCCACAAGCTAAAGCAGCATTAAATCAGTTTAAAATGGAATCAGCTAAAGAAGTTGGAGTAAACTTAAAAAATGGCTATAATGGAGACCTAACTTCCAGAGAAGCTGGATCTATAGGTGGAAACATGGTTAAAAAAATGATTCAGACATATGAACAAAATTTAAAATAA